The Zestosphaera sp. genome has a window encoding:
- a CDS encoding AAA family ATPase: MIFYLRSIIDEELESGYFLNPPPLEDINYVINFMIGKLKNHNIAVVQGPPGTRKTLSMFSSVERVLDNLDQNELIIYVAPTNALIAQGLRYAVRVLFRKGYTQKEILEFMRVYGSQFRYEGDCRKLRDKVSSETKIILTTPYQTPSIKDRGVFHIMIDEASRMKFHEAFMEVRKEIIDKVSKDESLEGSMIVVGDPMQAIVLPEDYREFTRLRNERLILESFVAGLLERSGIDTKNLESTELMRAAREHLRGEWYELIDTTYRLPGPTEEPISTGYYAGELRAKFSFNEKIKQLGIDIGNSPKLFEHEVLNKLSEAVFECLSTGRPMLIVEPTQEEWLDENYGILTEPYRTYIAGALGIVLSSYGFKTTVVTAYRDQAFYAKMLINEKYGIYFKRENLVRPDYINVHRLLGGENEAIVAVMGKEYKTSRTEMQTVYFQEPELLNVQLSRHSVFLAVVGNPRLLVRSARELSQRERTTRYKPIIETTKELVRLVGVEEREVDRATRGRIKYEGNAGIYIRWEI; the protein is encoded by the coding sequence ATGATTTTCTACCTCCGTAGTATTATAGATGAGGAGCTTGAAAGTGGTTACTTCCTTAATCCACCTCCGTTAGAGGATATAAATTATGTAATTAATTTCATGATTGGTAAACTAAAGAACCATAACATTGCTGTAGTTCAGGGTCCTCCAGGAACAAGGAAGACCCTTTCTATGTTTTCGAGCGTCGAGAGAGTCTTAGACAACCTTGACCAGAACGAGTTAATAATATACGTAGCCCCAACTAATGCATTAATAGCTCAAGGATTACGATATGCGGTGAGAGTTCTCTTTAGGAAGGGATATACTCAAAAGGAGATTCTAGAATTTATGAGGGTTTATGGTTCACAGTTTAGATACGAGGGAGATTGCCGCAAGCTCAGAGACAAGGTAAGTAGTGAGACCAAGATAATTCTGACTACTCCTTACCAAACACCCTCAATAAAAGACAGAGGGGTGTTTCACATAATGATTGATGAAGCCAGCAGGATGAAGTTCCATGAAGCCTTCATGGAGGTAAGAAAAGAAATCATTGATAAGGTCAGCAAGGACGAATCCCTTGAAGGTTCAATGATAGTTGTAGGAGATCCTATGCAGGCGATAGTACTTCCAGAAGACTATAGAGAATTCACTCGACTAAGGAATGAAAGATTGATCCTTGAGAGCTTTGTTGCAGGTCTTTTAGAAAGAAGCGGGATAGACACCAAAAATTTAGAAAGTACTGAATTAATGAGAGCGGCGCGCGAACATCTAAGAGGGGAATGGTACGAACTCATTGATACGACGTACAGGTTACCTGGCCCCACCGAAGAACCAATAAGTACTGGATACTATGCTGGAGAGCTTAGAGCTAAGTTTTCTTTTAACGAGAAAATAAAACAGCTAGGAATAGACATAGGTAACTCACCCAAACTCTTTGAGCATGAAGTATTAAACAAGCTAAGTGAGGCTGTCTTTGAGTGCTTAAGCACCGGAAGACCCATGTTAATAGTAGAACCAACTCAAGAGGAGTGGCTTGATGAAAATTACGGTATTCTCACCGAGCCCTACAGAACTTACATTGCGGGGGCACTTGGAATCGTTCTAAGTTCCTATGGATTCAAAACGACAGTGGTAACAGCATATAGAGACCAGGCATTCTATGCTAAGATGTTAATTAACGAGAAGTATGGAATATATTTCAAGCGGGAAAATCTTGTAAGACCTGACTATATCAACGTACACAGGTTGCTTGGGGGAGAAAATGAAGCTATCGTTGCAGTTATGGGTAAAGAATATAAGACATCAAGAACTGAAATGCAGACCGTATATTTCCAAGAACCTGAACTTCTCAACGTTCAATTAAGCAGACATAGTGTTTTTCTAGCAGTCGTGGGTAACCCTAGACTGCTAGTTAGGTCAGCAAGGGAGTTAAGCCAACGTGAGAGAACTACTAGATATAAGCCCATAATTGAGACGACTAAAGAACTTGTAAGACTAGTCGGAGTGGAAGAGAGAGAAGTAGATAGAGCTACCAGAGGAAGAATAAAATACGAAGGTAATGCCGGCATCTACATAAGGTGGGAAATCTGA
- the mtnA gene encoding S-methyl-5-thioribose-1-phosphate isomerase → MSHIKPIEWLSGKVRWLNTLKIPWDEEYVESDDYERLARAIETMEIRGAPAIGVAAAFGVALAATNYRGDSVAEFKLFLLKAVERLSKTRPTAVNLFWALDRMRKVIQGDYSSVNELRESVVREALEIYEEDVRVNKTIGEVGSKLVYDGDTILTHCNAGALATAGYGTALSVVRHAWYSGKKIKVIATETRPMLQGARLTVWELKREGIPVTLISDNMVGYVMSRGLVSKVFVGADRILKTGHVINKIGTYTIAVLARYHDIPFYAVAPTSTIDLVSKLDDVVIEERNPDEVRKILGKLLITVPDVDVVNPAFDITPPHLVSGIVTEKGIATQPYDKTITELFK, encoded by the coding sequence GTGTCTCATATTAAGCCTATTGAGTGGCTGAGTGGTAAGGTCAGGTGGTTAAACACTCTAAAGATACCCTGGGATGAAGAATACGTTGAGTCAGACGATTACGAGAGATTAGCTAGAGCTATAGAGACTATGGAGATTAGAGGAGCTCCTGCGATAGGTGTTGCGGCAGCTTTCGGAGTTGCTTTAGCAGCGACTAACTATAGAGGAGATAGTGTTGCGGAATTCAAGCTATTTTTGCTGAAAGCTGTTGAGAGGCTTTCTAAGACTAGACCTACTGCTGTCAATCTATTCTGGGCTCTGGATAGGATGAGGAAAGTAATTCAAGGAGACTACTCCAGCGTTAACGAACTAAGAGAGAGTGTAGTGAGAGAAGCTCTAGAGATATATGAGGAAGACGTGAGAGTTAATAAGACTATAGGTGAGGTAGGTAGCAAGTTAGTTTATGACGGAGACACTATATTAACTCACTGCAATGCTGGTGCTTTAGCGACGGCAGGTTACGGGACGGCGTTAAGTGTTGTGAGACACGCATGGTATTCAGGCAAGAAAATCAAGGTAATAGCTACGGAGACTAGGCCCATGCTTCAAGGAGCGCGCCTGACGGTATGGGAACTCAAGAGAGAGGGAATCCCAGTAACTCTAATTAGCGACAACATGGTCGGCTACGTAATGAGTAGAGGCTTAGTAAGTAAAGTTTTCGTCGGCGCAGACAGAATACTCAAGACCGGACACGTAATAAATAAGATAGGCACTTACACGATAGCCGTACTAGCACGATACCATGACATACCCTTCTACGCAGTCGCCCCAACCTCAACCATAGACCTAGTAAGTAAATTAGACGACGTAGTGATTGAGGAGCGCAACCCTGACGAAGTACGCAAAATACTGGGAAAACTCCTCATAACAGTTCCAGACGTAGACGTGGTGAATCCAGCTTTCGACATAACCCCGCCACACTTAGTCAGCGGCATAGTCACTGAGAAAGGAATAGCTACCCAACCTTACGATAAAACTATAACAGAACTCTTCAAATAA
- a CDS encoding deoxyhypusine synthase: protein MSSYERVSDVRLQKGMRVSDLIRVYREIHGFTASSLYEASEILKEGIREADLRFLSFTGNLVATGLRGVLAQLIDEGFFNVIITTCGTLDHDIAKALGGNYLKGFFEADDSELEKAGIHRLGNVFIPRNSYGPLVESFVRELVYKASSIKEEWGVRELLTLAGEALSNDPNSIIGVAKKRGVPIYVPGVVDGAFGTQLFIFSQFTRFKLNLLKDMKELSDLVFQSKKSLALILGGGISKHHTIWWNQFKNGLDYAVYVTTAIEWDGSLSGARSREAISWGKIKPNAKHVTVYGEVSILLPILAASILEHTTSNE from the coding sequence ATGAGCTCTTACGAGAGAGTAAGTGACGTGAGATTACAGAAGGGGATGAGAGTAAGTGATTTAATTAGAGTGTATAGAGAGATACACGGTTTTACTGCCTCAAGTCTCTACGAAGCTTCAGAGATACTTAAGGAAGGTATTAGAGAAGCAGATCTAAGATTCCTGTCTTTCACGGGAAACTTAGTAGCTACAGGACTTAGAGGAGTACTAGCTCAGTTAATAGATGAAGGCTTCTTCAACGTGATTATAACTACGTGCGGGACTTTAGACCACGACATAGCTAAGGCTTTAGGCGGCAACTATCTGAAAGGATTTTTTGAAGCTGATGACTCAGAACTAGAGAAAGCCGGTATCCACAGACTGGGGAACGTGTTCATACCTAGAAATTCTTACGGGCCACTCGTAGAGTCTTTCGTTCGTGAGCTAGTGTATAAGGCTTCCTCAATAAAAGAAGAGTGGGGAGTGAGAGAACTCCTCACACTAGCTGGAGAAGCCCTATCAAATGATCCTAATTCAATCATAGGAGTAGCTAAGAAACGCGGAGTGCCTATTTACGTTCCTGGAGTGGTTGACGGGGCTTTCGGCACACAATTATTTATCTTCTCTCAGTTTACTAGATTTAAGTTAAACTTGCTAAAAGATATGAAGGAATTGTCAGACCTAGTTTTTCAATCTAAGAAAAGTCTAGCTTTAATACTCGGCGGCGGGATAAGCAAACACCACACAATATGGTGGAATCAATTCAAGAACGGCCTAGATTACGCGGTCTACGTGACTACAGCCATAGAATGGGATGGTAGTCTCAGCGGCGCTAGAAGCAGAGAAGCAATAAGTTGGGGGAAAATAAAACCTAACGCGAAGCACGTCACGGTCTACGGTGAGGTATCGATACTGTTGCCGATACTCGCGGCCAGTATTTTAGAACACACTACTAGCAACGAATGA
- the hisS gene encoding histidine--tRNA ligase codes for MKIRLDPLRGMRDLVAPESEELYYLKKKFSEVATRYGYEPIILPTLELFDLFSIKSGPEIKNSMYVFSDKRGRQVCLRPEFTAGVARAYLRLMRDKPKPIKLYYIGQAFRYEEPQAGRYREFFQAGVEYLGDPSINADIELLLLIRDYYKMVGLDNYKVKIGNIGIYRHLFSVWGIPEETQDLIIHYLDKKEVEKALSLVREYSASGQTLIEELMSISSSEPEEVKEQVSRLRLDSKSLEELERTIKILELSKKLGVGNSYVDLGFARGLAYYTGFIFEVTVPDVTFSIGGGGRYDKLISLYGGEDLPATGFALGLDRMLLVLDNRGWQLPEKKVKVVLIALVNYTVEVDQVATAFRNAGCVVDVRVVTKKKVGEVLGDAVERGYEYAVFLGEKEIREGTLTIKNLREKAQKTVKTDNLEEVLYELLRESK; via the coding sequence ATGAAGATCCGTTTAGACCCCTTGAGAGGTATGAGAGATTTAGTAGCTCCAGAGTCTGAAGAACTCTACTATCTCAAGAAGAAATTTAGTGAGGTAGCTACCAGGTACGGCTATGAACCAATAATACTGCCCACACTAGAACTCTTTGACTTATTCTCTATTAAGTCAGGACCAGAAATCAAGAACAGCATGTACGTCTTCAGCGATAAGAGAGGACGGCAAGTGTGTTTAAGACCTGAATTCACGGCAGGAGTTGCTAGAGCTTACTTAAGACTTATGCGTGACAAACCTAAACCTATAAAGCTATACTACATTGGTCAAGCCTTCAGGTACGAAGAACCTCAAGCAGGCAGGTATAGAGAATTCTTTCAAGCAGGTGTTGAGTATCTAGGCGACCCCTCAATAAACGCTGACATAGAACTCTTACTCCTTATAAGAGATTACTACAAGATGGTGGGTCTAGACAACTATAAGGTCAAAATCGGCAATATAGGAATCTACAGACACTTGTTTAGCGTCTGGGGAATACCTGAAGAAACTCAAGACCTGATAATACACTACCTAGATAAGAAAGAAGTTGAAAAAGCATTAAGCTTAGTTAGAGAGTACAGTGCCTCAGGACAGACATTGATTGAAGAACTAATGAGTATATCTTCTTCAGAGCCAGAAGAAGTTAAAGAACAGGTGAGTAGGTTAAGACTAGATAGTAAGTCGCTAGAAGAACTTGAGAGAACTATAAAGATCCTCGAGCTCTCTAAGAAATTAGGCGTGGGTAACTCCTACGTAGATTTAGGTTTTGCCAGAGGGTTAGCATACTATACGGGCTTCATATTCGAGGTTACGGTACCTGACGTAACTTTCAGTATAGGTGGTGGGGGGCGCTACGATAAGCTGATCTCTCTATACGGTGGTGAAGACCTCCCAGCAACAGGTTTTGCTTTAGGACTTGACAGGATGCTCTTAGTGCTTGATAATAGGGGGTGGCAACTACCTGAAAAGAAAGTTAAAGTAGTTTTGATAGCGTTAGTAAACTACACAGTAGAAGTAGATCAAGTCGCTACTGCCTTCAGGAACGCGGGATGCGTAGTAGATGTCAGGGTAGTCACTAAAAAGAAGGTGGGTGAGGTATTAGGTGATGCTGTTGAGAGAGGTTACGAGTATGCAGTATTTCTAGGAGAGAAAGAAATAAGAGAAGGAACACTAACTATAAAGAACTTAAGAGAAAAGGCGCAGAAGACTGTAAAGACAGATAATTTGGAGGAGGTCTTGTATGAGCTCTTACGAGAGAGTAAGTGA
- the deoC gene encoding deoxyribose-phosphate aldolase: MLNLSKERILEILKSLNTRIDQTMLKYDKGLKDYIDFAEKSDKFSFRSIVVPSVLVKEIASIVKTPVAGVVGFPHGYHPVEAKIREIEHVGRSGGKEVDVVIDLIQIKSGNYVGVNNEVEKLVKSAREIGLGIKVIVETSILSDDELAKICKILLVHKPDFIKTNTGFGPRGVSVRDVMLIKRIVGDELKIKASGGVRNSIEALNLVLFGADVIGTSAGIEIIKDRDEILASLQ, translated from the coding sequence TTGCTTAATCTTTCAAAAGAAAGAATCTTAGAAATTCTTAAGTCGTTAAATACTAGAATAGACCAGACAATGCTTAAGTACGATAAAGGACTTAAAGACTACATAGACTTCGCCGAGAAATCCGACAAGTTCTCTTTTAGGTCGATAGTAGTACCCTCAGTCTTAGTTAAAGAGATAGCCTCTATAGTGAAGACTCCTGTAGCAGGTGTTGTGGGCTTCCCTCACGGCTATCACCCAGTAGAAGCTAAAATTAGGGAGATAGAACATGTTGGGAGAAGTGGTGGGAAGGAAGTAGATGTAGTAATTGACTTGATTCAAATTAAGTCGGGCAATTACGTTGGAGTCAATAATGAAGTAGAGAAGCTTGTTAAGAGTGCTAGGGAGATTGGGCTGGGTATCAAGGTAATAGTAGAAACGAGTATCTTATCTGATGACGAGCTAGCAAAAATATGTAAGATACTCTTAGTCCACAAACCAGACTTTATAAAAACTAACACGGGTTTTGGACCTAGAGGAGTTAGCGTGAGAGACGTAATGTTGATAAAGAGAATTGTCGGTGACGAGCTCAAGATTAAAGCATCTGGAGGAGTGAGAAACTCTATTGAGGCACTCAACTTAGTTTTATTTGGTGCTGATGTTATCGGGACTAGTGCTGGGATAGAAATTATTAAAGATAGGGACGAGATCTTAGCTTCTCTACAATGA
- a CDS encoding DNA topoisomerase VI subunit B, protein MSEVESIEKFRALSPSEFFYRNREIAGFSNPARALYQTVRELVENALDATDTHHILPDIKVIIKSESSEGLKTSTTNVEDTESYEGILFSVQVEDNGIGLPPQHVPRAFGQLLYSSKYVLRQSRGMFGLGAKMAILYGQITTGRPAEVITSQILSKKIYYFKVSIDIASNTPIIHEFSIMDKNSEWHGTAVKIYLIGDWQRSKQKIYDYLKRTAIIAPYANIYFEDPEGNIVMFKRSTEEMPVPPREVKPHPYGVDIELLKRMLADTSTKTLLEFLVKEFQNVGELTALKILESARLKPDLKPSELTLNDVTELMRSIKSSKIKAPSGKHLSFLGEKLIVLGLRETLKPEYAAAITRKANVYEGHAFIVEAGIAYGGKIPSVDKPLLLRYANKIPLLYDESADVMRKVVDTIEWNRYGVVLPAQLAVLIHVCSTKVPYKGVGKEAVADVPEVEKEIELAVREVARKLKSYLVRKAREYEEAEKAVTIAKYIPDVARSLHALSDSKFRQEDIERELLQLLNRKLTMLKIKSLKDIVVEVS, encoded by the coding sequence ATGAGTGAAGTAGAGAGTATAGAAAAGTTTAGAGCGCTTTCACCCTCTGAATTCTTTTACCGGAATAGAGAGATAGCCGGGTTTAGTAACCCTGCTAGAGCTCTCTACCAAACAGTTAGAGAGCTGGTTGAGAACGCGTTAGATGCTACAGACACACACCACATACTGCCTGACATTAAAGTCATAATTAAGTCTGAAAGCAGTGAAGGCTTGAAAACCTCAACTACTAACGTAGAAGATACTGAGAGTTATGAGGGCATCCTTTTTAGTGTTCAGGTAGAGGATAACGGGATAGGATTACCTCCTCAGCATGTTCCTAGAGCTTTTGGTCAGCTACTATACAGCTCTAAATACGTTCTCAGACAATCTCGCGGTATGTTTGGTCTAGGAGCTAAGATGGCTATTCTCTACGGGCAGATAACTACTGGTAGACCTGCGGAAGTAATCACTTCACAAATACTGTCAAAAAAGATCTACTACTTTAAAGTCAGTATAGATATAGCGAGTAATACGCCAATCATACATGAATTCTCGATAATGGATAAGAATAGCGAGTGGCACGGAACTGCAGTCAAGATTTACTTGATAGGTGATTGGCAAAGATCTAAACAGAAAATATATGATTATCTTAAGAGGACCGCCATAATCGCGCCTTACGCGAATATATACTTTGAGGACCCTGAAGGGAATATAGTGATGTTTAAGAGGTCAACTGAAGAAATGCCTGTTCCGCCGCGTGAGGTCAAGCCACACCCTTACGGAGTAGATATTGAGTTACTTAAGAGGATGCTTGCTGATACAAGCACTAAGACTCTCCTAGAGTTTCTCGTGAAGGAGTTCCAGAACGTTGGTGAGTTGACGGCTCTTAAGATATTGGAGAGTGCTAGACTCAAGCCTGATCTCAAGCCATCCGAGCTGACGTTAAATGACGTAACGGAGTTGATGAGAAGTATCAAATCCTCTAAGATTAAGGCTCCTTCAGGTAAGCACTTGTCTTTCTTAGGTGAGAAGTTGATAGTGCTAGGGTTGAGAGAAACGCTAAAGCCCGAATATGCGGCAGCCATAACTAGGAAAGCTAATGTTTATGAGGGACACGCATTCATAGTTGAAGCAGGAATAGCTTACGGTGGCAAGATACCGTCGGTTGATAAGCCCTTACTGCTCAGATATGCTAATAAGATACCGCTCCTTTACGACGAGTCAGCTGACGTGATGCGTAAGGTAGTAGACACTATAGAGTGGAATAGGTATGGTGTTGTGTTGCCAGCTCAGCTAGCGGTATTAATCCATGTATGCAGTACTAAAGTTCCCTACAAAGGTGTTGGCAAAGAAGCTGTAGCTGACGTGCCTGAGGTAGAGAAAGAAATAGAGTTGGCTGTTAGGGAGGTAGCTAGAAAACTCAAGTCTTATCTTGTGCGGAAAGCTAGAGAGTACGAAGAAGCTGAGAAAGCAGTGACTATAGCAAAATATATACCTGATGTTGCGCGCTCGCTTCACGCACTCTCAGACAGTAAATTCAGGCAGGAAGACATAGAGAGAGAGTTGCTACAATTACTGAATAGGAAGCTAACTATGCTAAAAATCAAGTCACTTAAGGACATAGTGGTTGAGGTGAGTTAG
- a CDS encoding phosphoadenosine phosphosulfate reductase family protein, with the protein MSSHLVNVFSLLDEVLSSSRRVVIAYSGGKDSTAVALLLREWIELRGRSDVSVLLLNSDTLSEIPEMRLWTKSFMEGYVSRLKALGVGASFRIVTPKPSETFYWRVFVRGYPAPTFSFRWCVYLLKRKPALEVVSDPDSMVLMGHRDEESSARTQSLNSKTMGSFCPLSAGRCSSYYLSREGSAVKTYPIREWRETDVWTYLKYRRDCGEKYLNELFRLYGLYGTDKVGLVKARYGCWHCTLVKHQLGNLVLGEGNLYLEAFRLMYRWVSDMPEARVRKNTGYSKLGYLTAPARSFLLHALKTAEELSQTRLYGLDESVIQEHTLRQIFYELPEDEADKIVTEEERLNNGNRQRVYSMRDLRNLKTYKKEVNAMIKQIKKKAESQPLIKKHISEILSSING; encoded by the coding sequence GTGAGTAGTCATCTCGTTAATGTGTTTAGTTTGTTGGACGAAGTACTTAGTTCTTCTAGGAGGGTGGTAATAGCGTACTCGGGTGGCAAGGACTCTACTGCTGTGGCTCTTTTACTTCGTGAGTGGATTGAGTTGAGAGGTAGAAGTGACGTGAGTGTCTTGCTCCTGAACAGTGATACTTTAAGTGAGATACCTGAGATGAGGTTGTGGACTAAATCGTTCATGGAGGGATATGTAAGCAGGCTTAAGGCGCTCGGCGTTGGGGCCTCCTTCAGGATAGTCACTCCCAAGCCGTCAGAGACTTTTTACTGGAGGGTATTTGTCAGGGGATATCCGGCACCTACCTTCAGCTTCAGGTGGTGTGTTTACCTTCTCAAGAGGAAGCCGGCACTTGAGGTAGTCAGTGATCCTGACTCAATGGTTCTGATGGGGCACAGAGACGAGGAATCCTCTGCTAGAACTCAATCCCTGAATTCAAAAACTATGGGTAGTTTCTGCCCACTTAGCGCTGGGAGATGCTCATCCTACTACTTATCAAGGGAAGGAAGCGCAGTTAAGACATATCCAATTAGAGAGTGGAGAGAAACAGATGTATGGACATACTTGAAGTATCGGAGAGATTGTGGCGAGAAATACCTTAATGAGTTATTCAGGTTATATGGACTATATGGGACGGACAAAGTAGGACTGGTGAAGGCTAGGTACGGGTGCTGGCACTGCACGCTAGTTAAGCACCAGCTCGGTAACTTGGTACTGGGTGAGGGGAACCTCTACCTTGAAGCGTTCAGGTTAATGTACAGGTGGGTGAGCGACATGCCTGAGGCTAGAGTTAGGAAGAATACTGGCTACAGCAAGCTTGGATACCTCACAGCACCTGCCAGATCATTCCTGCTACATGCGCTCAAAACAGCTGAGGAACTTTCTCAAACGAGGCTCTACGGCCTAGACGAGTCAGTAATCCAGGAACATACGCTGAGGCAGATATTCTACGAACTACCTGAGGATGAGGCAGATAAGATAGTTACAGAGGAGGAAAGACTCAACAACGGAAATCGCCAACGAGTATACAGCATGAGAGACTTGCGAAACCTGAAGACATACAAGAAAGAAGTTAATGCCATGATCAAGCAAATAAAGAAGAAAGCAGAGAGCCAACCACTAATTAAGAAACACATAAGTGAGATACTCTCCTCTATTAACGGCTAA
- a CDS encoding PD-(D/E)XK nuclease family protein, translating to MRSLFAKYIEGDLSKNISPNDSERLKEALKVLEEILSKTAHVPTVTSVAIGAALCSFKARLIEAIGAIKKQHVHVFKDRIMGEGSDIHRVLALASLLYFKEGHSIPKSVKKSIEELGSQREFIKNQGDHLLKEAIKLLEYLINQLPSWTKLLGVELKNLNPIVEQTLIDYEVRLRGIPDLILEDCKNRKAIVIEWKTGGSRTPYNYEIAQVLAYAILEARRLGYPPEELERVILGHLDDDGSVRDFSILPVIIRPTYQGEIYPHPSLAPPNKVRKRYDEMKNLIQRILIEADHLTVLLTNQKELTGKDPEDLRVTLLDKGIDVNVLRYTPHILKRGVPKEQKTWPCANKKGKVICEYNDACRFYFGEFGKKEDYERILWGLRFEALGKREEMLAVYRGLHEFFRYNLFIKKLQVEEVLKKLQEGNGIIVELDVSPKVNLSTRYDGKSICREILVLRGSKELFRGGLDVIESVNVDVDRGIIIASRKVHEYEKKTKYGFLPRLIREGAPVMLSFMDSWSPLLSTNIFGRVDSVNIRGEDIEYELGFPSRLLELQRCVFAHYIRNDLIGKYLLAEVNVDLTRADLESIDAIHRCLDKCRSLGVKDIKEEIDRDELMKELKILKVTKKRLSRELGEDTSLGLILREILARKR from the coding sequence GTGCGTTCTCTTTTTGCAAAATATATTGAGGGGGATTTAAGTAAGAATATCTCCCCAAACGACTCTGAAAGATTGAAAGAAGCCCTGAAAGTGCTTGAGGAAATACTATCTAAGACGGCTCACGTACCGACTGTGACGAGCGTTGCCATAGGAGCTGCTCTCTGCTCTTTTAAAGCAAGACTTATAGAAGCGATAGGAGCTATCAAAAAACAACACGTGCATGTGTTTAAGGACAGAATAATGGGGGAAGGCTCAGACATTCATAGAGTTCTAGCCTTAGCCTCTCTTCTTTACTTTAAGGAAGGACACTCAATTCCGAAGAGTGTTAAGAAGTCGATTGAAGAATTAGGAAGTCAGAGAGAATTCATCAAAAACCAAGGCGACCACCTACTGAAGGAAGCTATAAAACTTCTCGAATATTTAATTAATCAGTTACCTTCATGGACAAAGCTATTAGGAGTTGAATTGAAGAACTTGAACCCCATAGTTGAACAAACACTTATTGATTATGAAGTTCGTCTCAGAGGCATACCAGATCTAATCCTTGAAGATTGTAAGAATCGTAAAGCAATAGTCATAGAGTGGAAGACAGGTGGTTCTAGAACCCCCTATAATTACGAGATAGCGCAGGTGCTGGCATACGCCATCCTGGAGGCTAGAAGGCTGGGCTACCCCCCTGAAGAGCTTGAGAGGGTCATCTTAGGACACTTAGACGATGACGGGTCTGTAAGGGATTTTTCTATATTACCAGTGATTATAAGACCAACTTATCAAGGCGAGATATACCCTCACCCATCTCTAGCACCTCCTAATAAAGTCAGAAAGAGATACGATGAAATGAAAAACCTCATTCAAAGGATTCTTATTGAAGCCGATCATCTAACTGTCCTCTTAACGAACCAAAAGGAGCTGACTGGAAAAGATCCAGAGGATCTTAGAGTTACTCTTCTAGACAAAGGCATTGATGTGAATGTGTTAAGATACACGCCTCACATCTTGAAACGTGGAGTCCCCAAAGAACAGAAAACGTGGCCCTGTGCTAATAAAAAAGGAAAAGTGATCTGTGAGTATAATGATGCGTGCAGGTTTTACTTTGGTGAATTTGGTAAGAAAGAAGACTACGAACGCATTCTGTGGGGTCTTAGGTTTGAGGCTCTAGGCAAAAGGGAGGAAATGCTTGCTGTCTACAGAGGCCTTCACGAGTTCTTCAGATATAACCTATTTATAAAGAAATTACAAGTAGAAGAAGTCTTGAAGAAACTTCAAGAAGGTAATGGAATAATAGTTGAATTAGATGTCTCTCCTAAGGTTAATCTTTCCACTAGGTACGATGGAAAAAGCATATGCAGAGAAATATTAGTTCTAAGGGGCAGTAAAGAGTTGTTTAGAGGCGGATTAGACGTTATAGAGAGCGTAAATGTAGACGTTGACAGGGGTATCATAATAGCAAGCAGGAAAGTACATGAATATGAAAAGAAGACTAAATACGGCTTTCTACCTCGACTCATTAGAGAGGGAGCACCTGTAATGCTTTCATTTATGGATTCATGGAGTCCTCTTCTCAGCACAAATATATTCGGCAGGGTTGACTCGGTGAATATTAGAGGTGAAGACATAGAGTATGAGCTAGGATTTCCCAGTCGGCTACTGGAGTTGCAAAGGTGTGTATTTGCTCACTATATCCGCAATGATCTTATAGGGAAATATCTCCTGGCAGAGGTTAATGTTGATTTAACTAGGGCGGATCTCGAATCAATAGATGCCATACACAGGTGTCTAGATAAGTGTAGGTCCTTAGGTGTCAAGGACATTAAAGAGGAGATAGACAGGGACGAATTAATGAAAGAACTGAAAATTTTAAAAGTAACTAAAAAAAGGTTATCACGTGAATTAGGTGAAGATACCTCCCTTGGACTCATACTAAGAGAGATACTTGCCCGTAAGAGGTGA